One window from the genome of Malus domestica chromosome 01, GDT2T_hap1 encodes:
- the LOC103441144 gene encoding disease resistance protein RPV1-like, whose protein sequence is MSMAASSSSSWKYDVFLNFRGEDTRKIFAGHLYRALNQKAINTFIDAEKLRKGNDLSELLSAIEESRLSIVVFSQNYASSTWCLKELVKILACMDTKNQIVVPIFYQVDPSEVRKLKRSFAEAFAQHERESNAEMEEVKSWRSALTRATNLSGWDSRKYEDDAKLIEEIVDDIFKRLNQVSSSKDNGLVGMDYHMDEVNSLLRPEVNDVFTVGIWGMGGIGKTTIAHAVYDEIACQFEACCFLENVKEGFSKNGAVHMQEVLLSRILKEKVQSLGTLDQGSRVIMERLQRKKVFIVLDDVDELSQIEGLLGKQHSFGSGSRVIITTRDRQLLSGAVAVYKPKNLSEPEALQLFKRYAFRTNQPTKVYDQLSRHVVQYAQHLPLALKVLGAFLHNKTVREWEDVLEKIRKIPQRGIHDVLKTSFNGLDDSEKDIFLDIACFFKGMDIDTAKKSLDSCGFYPHTGIRVLIDRALISVSMWGTLEMHDLLEEMGREIVRQECIKEPGRRSRLWSYEDVRHVLTQNTATEAVEGIILDSAIFKEGCSNAEAFVSMTKLRLLMIRDCFIEHWIADLKFQSSQLRCLVWRGCPLKSWPSNFQFKNLVNLDMMNSCIEQLWKGAEPLEKLKFINLSYCEYLKKTPDFTKATSLEELNFEGCTGLYEVDPSISALKSLAVLNLRDCRELKSLPSSIHMGSLQTFILSGCSNLEKFPDISDVMESLSELHLDETAIKELPLSINKLTGLTVLDLCGCQELKSLPSSIHMGSLQTLNLRGCRELKSLPSSIHMGSLQTLNLSGCSNLEMFPEISEVMEKLSKLHLDGTAIKELSSSINKLTGLTILDLRGCRELKSLPSSIHMGSLQTLNLSGCANLDVFPDISEVMEKLSKLHLDGTAIKELSSSINKLTGLTILDLRGCRELKSLPSSIHMGSLQTLNLSGCLNLEMFPEISEVMEKLSKLHLDGTAIKELSSSINKLTGLTILDLRGCRVLKSLPSSIHMGSLQTLNLSGCSDLEKFPDISDVMEKLSKLYLDGTAIKELPSSINKLTGLTVLDLFGCQELKSLPSNIHMRFLQTLNLSGCSNLEKFPEISDVMEKISELDLDGTAIKELPSSIRNIPRLLSLKLRDCKKLKSLPSSICDLKSLQYVGLSGCAKFEVFPNIVEKMRLRELHLHGTSIKRIPPSIECLHGLVLLNLRNCKSLGSLPEDLCNLVSLTVLTLSGCSKLQNLPEKLGKLESLWNLEVEGSGIKQLPLSLLRLNKLTKLSCHGCKEMTAPFSSWSTSMEDCSHRGLVYLDLSDCNLLQLSGIAHLSSLKTLDLCRNNFESLPAEMNRLHRLTDLKLEGCKRLKSIPELSSSISFIDAHDCTALESVSRPKLPYMNLYFTFSNCFQLVQNQFEYIVEAHQGNLQPLSLFMCLPGSKLSDWFSHQCVGSSVTVHLPPVSDHKILGFAVCAVTKFKYTHYTSDLSAPCFCTFKGEHGECSFRFDLIDWSFACGRLLESDHMFMVYIPWENGVQLSERYPTEATFRVELKDGVQTRDFVAPVQQHHIRRCGVRLFYANREELHN, encoded by the exons ATGTCAATGGctgcttcttcctcttcctcatgGAAATACGACGTATTCCTGAATTTCAGAGGCGAAGACACTCGCAAGATCTTCGCCGGCCATCTCTACAGAGCTCTGaatcagaaagcaatcaacACCTTCATCGACGCGGAAAAGCTCAGAAAAGGCAACGACCTTTCGGAACTCCTTTCAGCCATCGAAGAGTCAAGGCTTTCGATCGTGGTTTTCTCCCAGAACTACGCTTCTTCGACGTGGTGCTTGAAAGAACTGGTCAAAATCCTGGCGTGCATGGATACAAAGAATCAGATAGTGGTGCCGATCTTCTACCAAGTCGATCCATCTGAAGTACGCAAGCTCAAGAGAAGTTTTGCAGAAGCTTTTGCTCAACACGAACGCGAATCGAACGCCGAAATGGAAGAGGTGAAGAGCTGGAGGTCCGCACTAACCAGAGCCACCAATTTATCCGGATGGGATTCGCGAAAATACGA GGATGATGCCAAGCTTATTGAGGAAATTGTGGATGACATATTTAAGAGATTGAACCAAGTCTCGTCAAGCAAAGATAATGGCTTGGTTGGAATGGATTACCACATGGATGAAGTGAATTCACTATTACGTCCTGAGGTGAATGATGTTTTCACTGTTGGAATATGGGGTATGGGAGGTATAGGCAAAACCACCATCGCTCACGCTGTTTATGATGAAATCGCTTGTCAATTTGAAGCTTGCTGCTTTCTCGAAAATGTCAAGGAAGGCTTCTCGAAAAATGGTGCAGTACATATGCAGGAAGTGCTTCTTTCTAGAATCTTGAAGGAAAAGGTGCAGAGTTTAGGCACGTTGGATCAAGGTTCCAGAGTGATAATGGAAAGGCTACAAAGGAAAAAGgttttcattgttcttgatgacgTTGATGAATTATCCCAAATCGAAGGCTTACTTGGAAAGCAGCATTCATTTGGCAGTGGAAGTCGGgtcattataacaactagagaTAGGCAATTACTAAGTGGAGCTGTTGCGGTTTATAAGCCCAAGAACTTAAGTGAGCCAGAAGCTCTTCAACTCTTCAAGCGGTATGCCTTCAGAACAAACCAGCCCACCAAAGTTTATGATCAGCTCTCAAGGCATGTCGTACAATACGCTCAACATCTGCCTTTAGCACTCAAAGTCTTGGGAGCTTTTCTTCATAACAAAACTGTACGCGAGTGGGAAGATGTGTTAGAAAAAATAAGGAAGATCCCGCAAAGGGGAATTCATGATGTGCTTAAAACAAGCTTCAATGGACTAGATGATTCAGAGAAGGACATCTTTCTAGATATTGCATGTTTCTTCAAAGGAATGGATATAGACACAGCAAAAAAAAGTCTGGACAGTTGTGGCTTCTATCCTCATACTGGAATAAGAGTTCTAATTGATCGAGCTCTAATATCTGTCTCAATGTGGGGGACACTGGAGATGCATGATTTACTAGAGGAAATGGGTCGGGAAATCGTTCGCCAAGAATGTATCAAAGAGCCTGGGAGAAGAAGTAGGTTGTGGAGTTATGAAGATGTTCGTCATGTGCTGACTCAAAATACA GCTACAGAAGCAGTTGAAGGCATAATCCTGGATTCAGCAATCTTTAAAGAGGGATGCTCAAAtgctgaagcttttgttagtatGACAAAACTAAGACTGCTCATGATCCGTGATTGCTTCATAGAACACTGGATTGCGGACTTAAAGTTCCAATCTTCTCAGCTGAGGTGTCTCGTCTGGCGTGGTTGCCCCCTCAAGTCTTGGCCATCCAACTTCCAGTTCAAGAATCTTGTAAACCTTGACATGATGAATAGTTGCATCGAACAACTTTGGAAAGGAGCTGAg CCTCTGGAAAAGTTGAAATTCATCAATTTAAGTTATTGTGAATACCTTAAGAAAACCCCCGACTTCACAAAGGCTACAAGTCTTGAGgaactaaattttgaaggttGTACAGGGTTATATGAGGTTGACCCATCTATTTCAGCTCTGAAAAGCCTTGCTGTATTGAATCTACGAGATTGTCGAGAACTCAAGAGCCTGCCGAGCAGCATTCATATGGGATCTCTTCAAACCTTTATTCTTTCGGGTTGCTCAAACCTTGAGAAGTTTCCAGATATTTCAGATGTTATGGAGAGTCTGTCAGAGCTTCATTTAGATGAGACTGCAATTAAAGAACTGCCTTTGTCAATTAATAAACTCACGGGCCTTACTGTTTTGGACCTATGTGGGTGTCAAGAACTCAAAAGCCTGCCGAGCAGCATTCATATGGGATCTCTTCAAACCCTTAATCTAAGAGGCTGTCGAGAACTCAAGAGCCTGCCGAGCAGCATTCATATGGGATCTCTTCAAACCCTTAATCTTTCTGGTTGCTCAAACCTTGAGATGTTTCCAGAGATTTCAGAAGTTATGGAGAAGCTGTCAAAGCTTCATTTAGATGGGACTGCAATTAAAGAATTGTCTTCGTCAATTAATAAACTCACGGGCCTTACAATTTTGGACCTAAGAGGCTGTCGAGAACTCAAGAGCCTGCCAAGCAGCATTCATATGGGATCTCTTCAAACCCTTAATCTTTCTGGTTGCGCAAACCTTGATGTGTTTCCAGATATTTCAGAAGTTATGGAGAAGCTGTCAAAGCTTCATTTAGATGGGACTGCAATTAAAGAACTGTCTTCGTCTATTAATAAACTCACGGGCCTTACAATTTTGGACCTAAGAGGCTGTCGAGAACTCAAGAGCTTGCCGAGCAGCATTCACATGGGATCTCTTCAAACCCTTAATCTTTCTGGTTGCTTAAACCTTGAGATGTTTCCAGAGATTTCAGAAGTTATGGAGAAGCTGTCAAAGCTTCATTTAGATGGGACCGCAATTAAAGAACTGTCTTCGTCAATTAATAAACTCACGGGCCTTACAATTTTGGACCTAAGAGGCTGTCGAGTACTCAAGAGCCTGCCGAGCAGCATTCATATGGGATCTCTTCAAACCCTTAATCTTTCTGGTTGCTCAGACCTTGAGAAGTTTCCAGATATTTCAGATGTTATGGAGAAGCTATCAAAGCTTTATTTAGATGGGACTGCAATTAAAGAATTGCCTTCGTCAATTAATAAACTCACGGGCCTTACTGTTTTGGACCTATTTGGGTGTCAAGAACTCAAGAGCCTGCCGAGCAACATTCATATGAGATTTCTTCAAACCCTTAATCTGTCTGGTTGCTCAAACCTTGAGAAGTTTCCAGAGATTTCAGATGTTATGGAGAAGATATCAGAGCTTGATTTAGATGGGACTGCAATTAAAGAACTGCCTTCATCAATTAGAAACATTCCAAGGCTTTTATCATTGAAACTAAGAGATTGCAAAAAACTTAAGAGTCTTCCAAGCAGCATTTGTGATCTCAAGTCCCTTCAGTATGTTGGTCTTTCTGGTTGTGCAAAGTTTGAGGTGTTTCCAAATATTGTAGAAAAGATGCGACTAAGAGAACTTCACTTGCACGGAACATCTATCAAAAGAATTCCACCGTCAATTGAATGTCTTCATGGGCTTGTGTTACTGAATCTGAGAAACTGCAAAAGCCTTGGCAGTCTTCCAGAGGATCTCTGTAATTTGGTTTCCCTTACTGTTCTCACTCTCTCTGGATGCTCAAAGCTTCAAAACTTGCCGGAGAAGTTGGGAAAGTTAGAGTCCTTGTGGAACCTTGAAGTAGAGGGAAGTGGTATAAAACAACTCCCACTTTCTTTATTACGTTTGAACAAGCTTACAAAGTTATCATGTCATGGATGTAAAGAAATGACGGCACCCTTTTCATCATGGTCAACATCAATGGAAGATTGTAGTCACCGTGGTCTGGTATATCTTGATTTAAGTGACTGCAATCTGTTGCAATTATCTGGTATTGCTCATTTGTCATCATTGAAAACATTAGACCTGTGCAGAAACAATTTTGAGAGTTTGCCTGCAGAAATGAATCGACTTCATCGTTTAACAGATCTCAAATTGGAAGGTTGCAAGAGACTGAAATCAATACCAGagctttcatcaagtataagtTTCATAGATGCCCATGATTGCACAGCTTTGGAATCTGTTTCAAGACCAAAGCTTCCTTACATGAATCTTTACTTCACATTTTCAAACTGCTTCCAGCTGGTGCAAAATCAATTTGAATATATTGTGGAAGCTCatcag GGTAATCTGCAACCGCTTTCCTTGTTTATGTGTCTTCCTGGAAGTAAACTTTCAGATTGGTTCAGCCATCAGTGTGTTGGATCTTCAGTAACTGTCCATCTACCACCAGTGTCGGATCATAAGATTTTGGGATTCGCTGTGTGCGCTGTTACCAAGTTCAAGTATACACATTATACATCTGATCTATCTGCTCCgtgtttttgtaccttcaaAGGAGAGCATGGCGAGTGCAGTTtcagatttgatttgattgattGGAGCTTCGCATGTGGCAGGTTACTTGAGTCAGATCACATGTTCATGGTATATATTCCATGGGAAAATGGAGTGCAGCTAAGTGAGCGCTATCCCACTGAGGCCACATTTAGAGTTGAACTAAAAGATGGAGTCCAAACACGTGATTTTGTGGCACCAGTTCAGCAGCATCACATCAGAAGGTGTGGAGTTCGTCTCTTTTATGCCAATCGTGAAGAGTTGCATAATTGA
- the LOC103417832 gene encoding uncharacterized protein: protein MAVSSFSSVSDDVRRWKYDVFVSFRGEDTGGGFVSHLLRAFKQKSISTSVDAEDMCRGDRLSEELRKHIQQSRLSIVVFSQNYASSRRCLRELAQMVEQVKMTGQVLVPVFYGVEPYVVRRATGPFAEAFARYDCEMEEEEVCTWRKALTAAASYFGWYIENYRDDAELIEEIVQCVFNKLIRWSSFDGGWKYDVFLNFRGEDTRKSFCSHLYKALYQKVINTFMDDEELRKGNSLSELLKCIKQSRVSIVVFSADYASSTWCLKELVQILKCMDEHNQMVVPVFYEVDPSQVCRPEAFTKHDRDSKVEMEEVQSWMLALTRATNLTLPRWDSRNYDDDAKLIEDIVQHISRELPRFTRLQMGHV from the exons ATGgctgtttcttctttttcttcagtaTCTGACGACGTCCGTCGTTGGAAATATGATGTCTTCGTCAGTTTCAGAGGCGAAGACACCGGCGGGGGTTTTGTCAGCCATCTGCTCAGAGCTTTCAAGCAGAAATCAATCAGTACATCCGTGGATGCTGAAGATATGTGCAGAGGCGACCGCCTTTCGGAAGAGCTCCGAAAACACATCCAACAGTCGAGGCTTTCGATTGTAGTTTTTTCTCAAAACTACGCTTCTTCCAGACGGTGCCTCAGAGAACTGGCCCAAATGGTGGAACAAGTGAAGATGACTGGCCAGGTGTTGGTGCCCGTTTTCTATGGAGTAGAACCGTATGTTGTTCGTAGAGCCACCGGACCTTTTGCGGAAGCTTTCGCAAGATATGACTGcgaaatggaagaggaggaagtgTGCACTTGGAGGAAAGCCCTAACTGCTGCTGCCAGTTATTTTGGCTGGTATATAGAAAATTATag GGATGATGCCGAGCTGATTGAGGAAATCGTACAATGTGTTTTTAACAAATTGATCCGCTGGTCATCGTTTGACGGTGGTTGGAAATATGATGTTTTTCTCAATTTTAGAGGTGAAGACACTCGCAAGAGTTTTTGCAGCCATCTCTACAAAGCTCTGTATCAAAAAGTAATCAACACCTTCATGGATGATGAAGAGCTTAGAAAAGGCAACAGCCTTTCGGAGCTCCTGAAATGTATTAAACAGTCGCGAGTTTCGATTGTTGTTTTTTCTGCAGACTACGCTTCTTCCACATGGTGCTTAAAAGAACTCGTGCAGATCCTCAAATGCATGGATGAACATAATCAGATGGTGGTCCCTGTTTTCTACGAAGTTGATCCATCTCAAGTTTGTAGGCCGGAAGCTTTTACTAAACACGATCGCGATTCTAAGGTGGAGATGGAAGAGGTGCAGAGCTGGATGTTGGCCCTAACTAGAGCCACCAATTTAACTCTACCTCGCTGGGATTCACGAAACTATGA CGATGATGCCAAGCTGATTGAGGACATTGTACAACATATTTCGAGAGAGCTTCCCCGTTTTACCAGACTGCAGATGGGCCATGTTTGA
- the LOC103417834 gene encoding disease resistance protein RPP5-like, with protein MAASSSSSVSYGGRYDVFINFRREDTRKIFIGHLYKALVQKSIYTFIDGDDPELPTTIQESRLSIVVFSKNYASSTRCLKQLVHILARVDTEKHIVVPIFYQIDPSDLRKLAGSFAKAFAQHDHDSNANIDEVQSWRSALTKAANFSGWASRDYRDEAKFIEGVVQDIFNQLLQFSKVYVSFRGEDTRRGFVAHLFKALHQNVLSTFRDTSADNIGDEIGASIYKVVQQSRISIVIFSKNYANSPWCLDELVAILECIRTNNQRLLPVFYGVDPSDVRKAKGPFGEALVHLERRYSDNMEKVKLWRYALRSAADISGFDRNNYRDEAKLIEDIVKCTWRLCRDFERILN; from the exons atggctgcttcttcttcttcttctgtatCATACGGTGGTCGATATGATGTGTTCATCAATTTTAGACGCGAAGACACTCGCAAGATCTTTATCGGCCATCTTTACAAAGCGCTGGTTCAGAAATCAATATACACCTTCATTGATGGTGACGATCCGGAGCTCCCGACAACTATCCAAGAGTCAAGGCTCTCGATTGTAGTTTTTTCTAAAAACTATGCTTCTTCCACGCGGTGCTTAAAACAACTTGTTCATATCCTAGCTCGTGTGGATACAGAGAAGCATATAGTGGTGCCCATTTTCTATCAAATAGATCCGTCTGATCTTCGTAAACTCGCTGGAAGTTTTGCGAAAGCTTTTGCTCAACATGATCACGATTCTAACGCCAACATCGATGAGGTGCAGAGCTGGAGGTCCGCTCTAACTAAAGCCGCCAATTTTTCCGGTTGGGCTTCACGAGATTATAG GGACGAAGCCAAGTTTATTGAGGGAGTTGTGCAAGATATTTTTAATCAATTGCTCCAATTCAGCAAAGTTTACGTCAGTTTTAGAGGGGAAGACACTCGCAGGGGTTTTGTCGCCCATCTCTTCAAAGCTCTGCATCAGAATGTACTCAGCACCTTTAGAGATACTTCAGCGGATAATATAGGTGATGAAATCGGCGCTAGTATATACAAAGTTGTTCAACAATCAAGGATTTCGATTGTAATTTTTTCCAAAAACTATGCTAATTCCCCTTGGTGCTTAGACGAGTTGGTCGCAATCCTGGAATGTATCCGCACAAACAATCAGAGATTGCTTCCCGTTTTCTATGGAGTAGATCCATCTGATGTTCGTAAAGCCAAAGGGCCCTTTGGGGAAGCTTTAGTTCACTTGGAGAGACGTTACAGCGACAATATGGAAAAGGTGAAGCTTTGGCGCTACGCTCTAAGAAGTGCCGCCGACATTTCTGGATTTGATCGCAATAATTACAG GGATGAGGCCAAGCTTATTGAGGACATTGTAAAATGTACTTGGAGACTCTGCCGTGACTTCGAACGGATCTTGAATTGA